A window from uncultured Desulfobacter sp. encodes these proteins:
- a CDS encoding 2-oxoacid:acceptor oxidoreductase family protein gives MQTEIKFAGFGGQGILLSAKLLAYAAMKQGSQVAWIPSYGPEMRGGTAYCTVVISDKLIGSPIIKNPTHLVAMNRPSLEKFDDTIKPGGIVFINSSLIPVRSQRKDVVELLVPANDIAIEAGSVRAANIVALAAFAAKSKLVDLDLLKKCVKEEFAAKAKIIPLNMDAFDRGVAAAQA, from the coding sequence GCCAGGGCATTCTTCTCAGTGCCAAGCTGCTGGCCTATGCCGCAATGAAGCAGGGATCCCAGGTTGCCTGGATTCCTTCCTACGGACCTGAAATGCGGGGCGGCACCGCATATTGCACCGTGGTGATCAGTGATAAACTCATTGGATCACCCATTATAAAAAATCCCACCCATCTTGTGGCCATGAACCGGCCCTCCCTGGAAAAATTTGACGACACCATCAAACCCGGCGGGATCGTATTTATAAATTCATCATTGATCCCGGTCAGAAGCCAGCGCAAGGATGTGGTCGAACTGCTGGTCCCGGCCAATGATATTGCCATTGAGGCAGGATCCGTCAGGGCTGCCAACATTGTTGCCCTGGCCGCATTTGCCGCCAAAAGCAAACTGGTGGATCTGGATCTTTTGAAAAAATGCGTCAAGGAAGAATTTGCCGCCAAGGCAAAAATTATTCCCTTGAATATGGATGCGTTTGACAGGGGTGTGGCTGCCGCCCAGGCATAG
- a CDS encoding TonB-dependent receptor, which yields MQNRVVQLSVLIFVFYLAPLNALAANPSTEETDVLEEIVVSATRTPTRSSQLGSSVTVITSEEIEARQQTQVIDVLRSVPGVNVVQTGPMGGTVSVYMRGTENRHTLVLVDGVEFRDATQTGGNADLRNLTTDNIERIEVVRGPQSVLYGSDAIGGVINIITKKGQKQPTGFISLEAGSYNTQRGVAGGSFGNDYITTSFTVSGTKTDGLSVARKADGNSEDDGYENKSAALKINAAPSEILDLNFNLHLSTSQQDSDGFGYDHHGNSKSLIDNFDTLDTDETTGRLEGVFHFLEDRWQMTVGGSYSGVDRETDLEYGGEYDFKGTIRKFDIQNTFLLDEHNTIVAGVETETETYEDNSLEKRATNNAIYLQEQFVAGNFAAAVGIRHDDHDAFGGITTWRVAPTYTISTTGTQIKGSVGTGFKAPSLYQLYGPDIDYGSWGYYVVGNKDLEPEESIGYDIGIEQPLFNKQLVIAVSWFWNDIDNLIDYNDADDAVGYYNVSGVKTQGIESSISWYPCDHFNMQLGYTYTDVDTSGEQLYRRPFHKGSADLNFYPIENLQINLNAVYVGERDDTSKKLGAYTLVNLAASYQVCKNVKLFGRIENLFDETYEEAAGYGTAELSGYAGVKLSF from the coding sequence ATGCAAAATCGTGTGGTACAACTATCTGTGTTGATTTTTGTTTTTTATTTAGCGCCCCTGAACGCATTGGCTGCAAACCCATCAACAGAAGAGACAGATGTTTTAGAAGAGATCGTGGTCAGTGCAACAAGAACCCCTACCCGCAGTTCACAACTGGGGAGTTCGGTGACGGTCATTACGTCTGAAGAGATCGAAGCCAGGCAGCAGACTCAGGTCATCGATGTTCTGCGCAGTGTGCCGGGCGTCAATGTTGTCCAGACCGGCCCCATGGGCGGAACGGTTTCCGTGTATATGCGTGGCACCGAAAACAGACACACCCTGGTGCTGGTTGACGGTGTTGAATTTCGGGATGCCACCCAGACGGGAGGGAATGCAGACCTGCGGAACCTGACAACCGATAATATTGAACGGATCGAAGTTGTCCGGGGTCCCCAAAGTGTTCTCTATGGTTCCGATGCCATCGGCGGTGTGATCAACATCATTACTAAAAAGGGACAAAAACAGCCAACAGGTTTTATTTCCCTTGAAGCCGGCTCTTACAATACCCAGCGCGGCGTGGCTGGCGGCTCGTTCGGCAATGATTATATCACCACTTCGTTTACCGTGTCCGGAACAAAAACAGATGGGTTGTCCGTTGCCCGGAAAGCAGATGGAAACAGTGAAGACGACGGATATGAAAATAAAAGTGCGGCATTAAAGATTAACGCCGCGCCCAGTGAGATTCTGGATCTTAATTTTAATCTTCATCTGTCAACGTCCCAGCAGGACTCGGACGGGTTTGGATACGATCACCACGGGAACTCAAAATCATTGATCGATAACTTTGACACCCTGGACACCGATGAAACAACAGGACGTCTTGAAGGTGTGTTCCATTTTCTGGAAGACCGCTGGCAGATGACTGTTGGCGGATCATACTCGGGCGTTGACCGGGAGACGGACCTGGAATACGGCGGCGAATATGATTTCAAAGGGACAATCCGAAAATTTGACATCCAGAATACGTTTCTATTGGATGAACACAACACCATTGTTGCCGGCGTTGAAACAGAAACGGAAACCTATGAAGACAATTCTTTGGAAAAAAGGGCGACCAATAATGCGATTTATTTGCAGGAGCAGTTTGTAGCAGGAAATTTTGCCGCCGCGGTGGGTATCCGCCACGATGACCATGATGCGTTTGGCGGGATAACCACCTGGCGTGTGGCCCCGACCTATACCATCAGCACCACCGGCACCCAGATCAAAGGCTCTGTGGGAACAGGATTTAAGGCCCCCTCCCTGTATCAACTGTATGGTCCGGACATTGATTACGGCAGCTGGGGATATTATGTCGTGGGAAACAAAGACCTGGAGCCCGAAGAGAGCATCGGGTATGACATCGGCATTGAGCAGCCGCTGTTCAACAAACAATTGGTGATCGCCGTGTCCTGGTTCTGGAATGATATTGACAACCTCATTGACTATAATGATGCGGATGATGCCGTGGGATATTATAATGTTTCAGGTGTCAAAACCCAGGGCATCGAGTCAAGCATCTCCTGGTATCCCTGCGATCATTTTAATATGCAGTTGGGATACACCTATACCGATGTCGATACGAGCGGCGAGCAGCTTTACCGGCGGCCGTTCCATAAAGGGAGCGCAGATCTGAATTTTTATCCCATTGAAAATCTGCAGATCAATCTCAATGCCGTCTATGTTGGTGAGCGGGATGATACGTCCAAAAAACTGGGGGCCTATACCCTGGTCAACCTGGCAGCGTCCTATCAGGTCTGCAAAAATGTGAAGCTCTTTGGCCGGATAGAAAATCTTTTTGATGAAACATATGAAGAGGCAGCCGGTTATGGGACCGCAGAACTTTCGGGCTATGCCGGGGTGAAATTAAGTTTCTAA
- a CDS encoding acyl-CoA dehydrogenase, translated as MLFKLTDEQVMIQNMVREFSRKVVAPTAAERDQTREFPAENFKQMGELGLMGMMVPEEFGGEAADAVSYVLALSEIAYSCASTSVVMSVQNSIVCESLNKFGTKKQKQEFLVPLASGEIIGAFALTEPDAGSDPVSQTTTAVKDGDEYVIDGTKRFITSGENSSVVLVTAKTDETKGHKGISCFIVPKTTPGLVVGHHEDKMGLRASDTTDLIFENCRVPAANILGKEGDGFKIAMSGLDSGRIGIAAQSLGVAQAAFDAAVKYAKKRKQFGAPIIKHQAIRFQFADMATKIEAARQLILSAASMKDRGEKFTREASMAKLFASEMVQEITAQAIQIHGGYGFTKDYPVERFYRDARVFTIYEGTSEIQRIVISNAVLKDKRKP; from the coding sequence ATGTTATTCAAGTTAACCGATGAACAGGTGATGATCCAGAATATGGTGCGTGAATTTTCACGCAAGGTCGTCGCCCCCACCGCTGCGGAACGGGATCAAACCCGGGAGTTCCCCGCAGAGAATTTCAAACAGATGGGGGAGCTTGGGCTGATGGGGATGATGGTTCCCGAAGAGTTCGGCGGGGAAGCTGCGGATGCGGTATCCTATGTGCTGGCCCTGTCTGAGATCGCATATTCCTGTGCCTCCACCTCGGTGGTGATGTCGGTCCAGAATTCCATTGTGTGCGAATCGCTCAATAAATTCGGCACAAAAAAACAGAAGCAGGAATTTCTTGTGCCCCTGGCATCCGGGGAGATTATCGGGGCCTTTGCCCTGACCGAACCCGATGCCGGGTCCGATCCGGTGAGCCAGACCACCACAGCCGTCAAGGACGGCGATGAATATGTGATCGACGGCACCAAGCGGTTTATCACGTCCGGGGAAAACAGTTCCGTGGTTCTTGTCACGGCCAAAACCGACGAAACCAAGGGACATAAAGGCATCTCCTGTTTTATTGTCCCCAAGACAACACCCGGGCTGGTCGTGGGGCACCATGAAGATAAGATGGGGCTGCGGGCTTCGGACACCACGGATCTGATTTTTGAAAATTGCCGGGTACCGGCTGCCAATATTCTGGGCAAGGAGGGCGACGGCTTTAAAATCGCCATGTCCGGTCTGGACAGCGGCAGGATCGGTATTGCGGCCCAATCCCTTGGTGTGGCCCAGGCCGCCTTTGATGCCGCAGTCAAGTATGCAAAAAAACGCAAGCAGTTCGGCGCGCCCATCATCAAACACCAGGCCATTCGTTTTCAATTTGCGGATATGGCCACAAAGATTGAGGCGGCCCGGCAGCTGATTCTTTCGGCGGCATCCATGAAGGACCGGGGAGAAAAATTCACCCGGGAGGCCTCCATGGCCAAACTCTTTGCCTCTGAAATGGTTCAGGAAATCACGGCCCAGGCCATACAGATCCACGGGGGATACGGATTTACCAAAGATTACCCGGTGGAACGATTCTACAGGGACGCCCGGGTATTTACCATCTACGAAGGCACCAGCGAGATCCAGCGCATTGTCATTTCCAATGCCGTGCTAAAGGATAAGAGAAAACCGTAA
- a CDS encoding XRE family transcriptional regulator, with protein sequence MTKKKEITHVGVRIKRARLDKKLSLDAMANETGLSKEVIKKIESGEQRPSVGTLLQLSRTLQLSSGFLLNESEDSSEARADAYTKRTDNYAYTPLSPGAENNHLKAFRIVVEAGASHEGVGFQHEGEEFAYVLDGEVEIQVGDHINVLKTGESLHFNSGIKHDLRNIGDHDAELIVVVYAP encoded by the coding sequence ATGACTAAAAAGAAAGAAATTACCCATGTAGGCGTCCGGATCAAGCGTGCCAGGCTGGACAAAAAACTCAGCCTGGATGCCATGGCCAATGAGACCGGGCTGTCAAAAGAAGTTATCAAGAAAATCGAGAGCGGAGAGCAGCGGCCGTCTGTTGGAACGCTGCTCCAGCTTTCACGCACCCTTCAACTCTCTTCCGGATTTTTGCTCAATGAGTCGGAAGATTCATCAGAAGCCCGGGCCGATGCCTATACCAAGCGCACGGACAATTATGCGTATACTCCGTTGTCACCCGGGGCTGAAAACAACCACTTAAAGGCGTTTCGCATCGTTGTAGAAGCCGGTGCCAGCCATGAAGGGGTTGGGTTTCAGCACGAGGGCGAGGAGTTTGCCTATGTGCTGGACGGTGAAGTTGAAATTCAGGTGGGGGACCATATCAATGTCTTGAAAACAGGGGAATCCCTTCATTTTAATTCAGGGATCAAGCATGACCTGCGCAATATCGGCGATCACGATGCCGAACTGATTGTGGTGGTCTATGCGCCTTAG
- a CDS encoding branched-chain amino acid aminotransferase → MEVKVTRVSEPGTRPKDEDLGFGTVFTDHMFVMDYEKDKGWVNARIEPYGDFTMSPASMVLHYGQAVFEGLKAYKTKDGKIQLYRARDNFARMNRSSQGLCIPEINIDFVMDALKQLLKIEEAWIPETPGTSLYIRPTIVATDPFLGVRASYTYKFFIILSPVGSYYAQGLQPVKIWVCEDHVRAVRGGVGEFKTPGNYAASLLAGEKAKKEGYNQVLWLDGIELKYIEEVGAMNIFFLINDELVTPMLNGSILPGITRFSVIELAKKWGIKVSERRISIDEVIAAADNGTLQEMFGSGTAAVVSPVGELRYKDRVIHIGDGNPGETCMKFYNAVTDIQYGKAEDTEGWIEVVE, encoded by the coding sequence ATGGAGGTTAAAGTTACCCGGGTATCTGAACCAGGCACCCGCCCCAAGGATGAAGACCTGGGATTTGGTACGGTATTTACCGATCATATGTTTGTCATGGATTATGAAAAGGACAAGGGATGGGTCAATGCCCGCATTGAACCCTACGGCGATTTTACCATGTCGCCGGCAAGCATGGTGCTGCATTACGGGCAGGCGGTGTTCGAAGGCCTGAAAGCCTATAAAACTAAAGACGGAAAAATTCAGCTTTACCGGGCCCGGGATAATTTTGCCCGCATGAACCGCTCCAGCCAGGGCCTTTGCATTCCTGAAATTAACATCGATTTTGTCATGGATGCACTGAAACAACTGCTCAAAATTGAAGAAGCCTGGATTCCAGAAACCCCCGGGACCTCTTTGTACATCCGGCCCACCATCGTGGCCACCGACCCGTTCCTGGGTGTCCGGGCCTCCTATACATACAAGTTTTTCATCATCCTCTCGCCTGTGGGATCATACTATGCCCAGGGCCTGCAGCCTGTAAAAATCTGGGTCTGTGAAGACCATGTCCGGGCCGTTCGCGGCGGGGTCGGTGAGTTCAAAACCCCAGGGAACTATGCCGCCAGTCTTCTGGCCGGGGAAAAAGCCAAAAAAGAAGGATATAACCAGGTATTGTGGCTGGATGGTATTGAGCTTAAATATATCGAAGAAGTCGGGGCCATGAATATTTTCTTTCTGATCAATGACGAACTGGTTACCCCGATGCTCAACGGCAGTATCCTGCCCGGTATTACCCGTTTTTCAGTGATTGAACTGGCAAAAAAATGGGGCATAAAGGTCAGCGAGCGCAGGATCAGCATTGATGAGGTCATTGCCGCGGCCGACAACGGCACCCTGCAGGAAATGTTCGGATCCGGAACCGCTGCGGTTGTTTCCCCTGTGGGAGAGCTGCGCTATAAAGATAGAGTCATTCATATCGGCGACGGCAATCCCGGTGAAACATGCATGAAATTTTATAATGCCGTAACTGACATTCAGTACGGAAAAGCTGAAGATACCGAAGGCTGGATTGAAGTTGTAGAGTAA
- a CDS encoding MBL fold metallo-hydrolase, with the protein MNIKFWGSRGSIPISFSSRDIEHKLARALERTGSHNLSSEKKIKQFIKSLPFSIRGTFGSNTSCVQVKGEDKKQIIVCDSGTGIRDLGTSLAAAMNRDGPQTFSIHIFLSHLHWDHINGFPFFIPAYMQGSTINFYGYHDKIEESMTFQQNAANFPVPLSAMGADIRFNVLELDQTYEIGGFSIEGIKQSHPGDSFGFRFEQKNKAFVYSTDSEHHDDVDQDDYPFVQFFSNADLVVFDAQYKFADTLTCKKDWGHSSSMTGIELALRSDVKRLCLFHNDPASCDEKLEQHAMDAQKYARLCPWPGAQNLEVFTAYDGLEINL; encoded by the coding sequence TTGAATATCAAATTCTGGGGCAGCAGGGGGTCAATCCCTATTTCATTTTCTTCGCGTGACATCGAACATAAACTTGCCAGAGCATTGGAGAGAACAGGGTCCCATAATCTTTCATCGGAAAAAAAGATCAAGCAGTTTATAAAAAGCCTGCCCTTTTCAATCCGGGGAACCTTCGGCTCAAACACATCCTGTGTTCAGGTTAAGGGGGAAGACAAAAAGCAAATCATCGTCTGCGACAGCGGAACCGGGATACGGGATCTTGGGACATCCCTTGCGGCAGCCATGAACCGGGACGGGCCGCAAACTTTTTCCATTCACATTTTTCTTTCCCACCTTCACTGGGATCACATCAACGGGTTTCCTTTTTTTATACCGGCTTATATGCAAGGATCTACCATTAACTTTTACGGATATCATGACAAAATTGAAGAATCCATGACCTTTCAGCAGAACGCCGCCAATTTTCCCGTTCCCCTGTCTGCCATGGGTGCAGATATCAGGTTTAACGTGCTGGAACTTGATCAAACCTATGAAATAGGCGGGTTTTCAATAGAAGGAATTAAACAGAGCCATCCTGGAGACTCCTTTGGATTCAGGTTTGAACAAAAAAATAAAGCCTTTGTCTATTCAACAGATTCAGAGCATCATGACGATGTTGACCAGGATGACTACCCGTTTGTTCAGTTTTTTAGCAATGCCGATCTGGTTGTGTTTGATGCCCAGTACAAATTTGCAGACACATTAACCTGCAAAAAAGACTGGGGGCACTCAAGCAGTATGACAGGCATTGAACTTGCTCTCAGGTCGGATGTAAAACGGCTTTGCCTGTTCCACAATGATCCTGCATCCTGCGATGAAAAACTGGAGCAGCATGCCATGGATGCCCAAAAATATGCCCGACTTTGCCCCTGGCCGGGGGCCCAGAATCTGGAAGTGTTCACAGCCTATGACGGACTTGAAATAAACCTTTAA
- the radC gene encoding DNA repair protein RadC, with protein sequence MPKRLSDIPKQNRPREKMLENGPELLSDDELVAILLGSGTKGHDVMTVAARIVRLVDAHKGLPDLRDLQQLEGVGPAKAMLVAAALEFARRRIHPEGLKITTPLDVLPLIRHYGDRKQEHFLCISLNGANEVITHRVVSIGLVNQTQVHPREVFADPITDRASAVILAHNHPSGDMTPSEADKKVTRRLQEAGNTLGITVLDHIIFSPKGHYSFLENGCLM encoded by the coding sequence ATGCCTAAACGATTGTCGGATATACCCAAACAGAATCGTCCCCGGGAAAAAATGCTGGAAAACGGCCCGGAATTATTAAGCGATGATGAATTGGTGGCGATTTTACTGGGTTCCGGTACCAAAGGTCATGATGTCATGACCGTGGCTGCCCGCATTGTCCGGTTGGTGGATGCCCATAAGGGCCTGCCGGATTTGAGGGATCTGCAGCAACTGGAAGGCGTGGGGCCGGCCAAAGCCATGCTGGTTGCGGCGGCCCTGGAGTTTGCCCGGCGCCGCATTCACCCGGAAGGTCTTAAAATCACAACGCCCCTGGATGTCTTGCCCCTGATCCGCCATTATGGAGACCGGAAACAGGAACACTTTTTATGCATTTCCCTGAATGGGGCCAATGAGGTGATCACCCATCGGGTGGTTTCCATTGGCCTGGTGAATCAAACCCAGGTTCATCCCCGGGAGGTCTTTGCCGATCCCATCACCGACCGGGCTTCGGCGGTGATTCTGGCCCACAACCATCCGTCCGGAGACATGACCCCCAGTGAAGCTGATAAAAAGGTTACCCGCCGGCTTCAAGAGGCCGGCAACACGTTGGGCATTACGGTTCTGGATCATATTATTTTCAGCCCTAAAGGACATTACAGCTTTTTGGAAAATGGCTGTTTGATGTGA
- a CDS encoding urocanate hydratase produces MSNPSAPAMTICLPETLPAEPQFRPDIRRAPDRGFRLTRFQTVVALKNALRYIPATLHDDLIPEFLEELQTRGRIYGYRFRPQGDIKAKPIHEYKGNCVAGKAVQVMIDNNLDFDVALYPYELVTYGETGSVCQNWMQYQLIKRYLEALTDHQTLVMQSGHPLGLFASAPDNPRVIITNGLMVGLYDNPEDWEIAAQMGVSSYGQMTAGGWMYIGPQGIVHGTYNTLLNAGRQRCGVPADGDLAGLLFVSSGLGGMSGAQPKAAKIAGATCIIAEVDKSRVKTRHEQGWVDVVFDDLEKIYQAAKAAVKAKENTSIAYHGNIVDLLAFLIKKDLKVDLLSDQTSCHVVYDGGYCPVGLSFAERTQLLANDRTRFKRLVDESLKQHYELIKKLAAKGTYFFDYGNAFLKAIFDAGVTEVSKNGVDAKNGFVYPSYFEDIMGHIFDYGYGPFRWVCLSGDPEDLNKTDAAAMSCIDPNRRSYDRDNYVWIKDARHNKLVVGSQARILYQDAPGRVSIALKFNDMVRTGEVSAPIMLGRDHHDPGGTDSPFRETANIHDGSNVCADMATHCFAGNAARGMTMVALHNGGGTGIGKAVNGGFGLVLDGSKRVDSIIRSAMLWDVMGGVARRNWAGNPNAREVAMAYNAKNPNGDQITIPHPADEDKVMAAVNKLFD; encoded by the coding sequence ATGAGCAATCCGTCTGCCCCGGCCATGACCATCTGCCTGCCCGAGACCCTGCCTGCTGAACCACAATTTCGCCCGGACATCCGCAGGGCACCGGACAGAGGTTTTCGCCTGACCCGGTTCCAGACCGTTGTGGCCCTTAAAAATGCCCTTCGCTATATCCCGGCAACGCTTCATGACGATCTTATTCCTGAATTTTTAGAAGAACTGCAAACCCGGGGCCGGATTTACGGCTACCGATTTCGCCCCCAAGGAGATATCAAGGCAAAGCCCATCCATGAATACAAGGGAAATTGTGTGGCCGGTAAAGCCGTCCAAGTGATGATCGACAACAACCTTGATTTTGATGTGGCCCTGTATCCTTACGAACTGGTGACCTACGGGGAAACCGGGTCCGTGTGCCAGAACTGGATGCAGTATCAACTGATCAAACGATACCTGGAAGCACTCACCGACCACCAGACCCTGGTGATGCAGTCCGGCCACCCTCTGGGGCTCTTTGCCTCGGCACCGGACAACCCCAGAGTGATCATCACCAACGGACTGATGGTGGGACTTTACGACAACCCGGAAGACTGGGAGATTGCCGCGCAGATGGGGGTTTCTTCCTACGGCCAGATGACGGCGGGCGGCTGGATGTACATCGGTCCCCAGGGGATTGTTCACGGCACCTACAACACACTGCTCAACGCCGGACGTCAGCGGTGCGGGGTTCCGGCGGACGGAGATCTGGCAGGGCTGCTCTTTGTGTCATCCGGTTTAGGCGGTATGAGCGGAGCCCAGCCCAAGGCGGCTAAAATTGCCGGGGCGACATGTATCATTGCAGAGGTGGACAAGTCCAGGGTCAAAACCAGGCATGAGCAGGGGTGGGTGGATGTGGTGTTCGATGACCTCGAAAAAATTTACCAAGCAGCCAAGGCCGCCGTAAAAGCAAAGGAGAACACCTCCATTGCCTACCACGGCAACATCGTGGACCTGTTGGCTTTTCTGATCAAAAAAGATTTGAAGGTGGATCTGTTGTCCGATCAGACCTCATGCCATGTGGTGTATGACGGCGGGTATTGCCCGGTGGGCTTAAGTTTCGCTGAACGCACCCAACTTCTGGCCAACGACAGGACAAGGTTCAAACGTCTGGTGGATGAGAGCCTGAAGCAACACTATGAACTAATCAAAAAACTTGCAGCCAAAGGCACCTATTTCTTTGACTATGGCAATGCCTTTTTAAAAGCGATATTTGATGCCGGCGTCACCGAAGTGTCTAAAAACGGCGTGGATGCAAAGAACGGATTTGTCTATCCCTCCTATTTTGAAGATATCATGGGGCACATTTTCGATTACGGCTACGGGCCTTTCCGCTGGGTATGCCTTTCCGGTGACCCCGAAGACTTAAACAAGACCGATGCCGCAGCCATGTCCTGCATTGACCCCAACCGCCGATCTTACGACCGGGACAATTACGTGTGGATCAAGGATGCCCGGCACAACAAACTGGTGGTGGGCTCCCAGGCCAGGATTCTATACCAGGATGCCCCAGGCAGGGTATCCATTGCCCTGAAATTCAATGACATGGTCAGAACCGGAGAAGTGTCCGCCCCCATCATGCTGGGCCGGGACCACCATGACCCCGGCGGCACGGATTCCCCGTTCAGGGAAACCGCAAACATCCATGACGGTTCCAATGTGTGCGCCGACATGGCCACCCACTGCTTTGCCGGCAATGCCGCCCGGGGGATGACCATGGTGGCCCTGCACAACGGCGGGGGCACCGGCATCGGCAAGGCCGTCAACGGCGGATTCGGCCTGGTGCTGGACGGCAGCAAGCGTGTGGATTCAATCATCAGATCCGCCATGCTCTGGGACGTCATGGGCGGCGTGGCCCGGAGAAACTGGGCCGGAAATCCCAATGCCAGAGAGGTGGCCATGGCCTATAATGCTAAAAACCCCAATGGAGACCAGATCACCATTCCCCATCCGGCGGATGAGGACAAAGTTATGGCGGCCGTGAATAAGCTGTTTGACTGA
- a CDS encoding AMP-binding protein has product MNKTHQLTVFDFFHRNARMNGSGCALYYNGETRTHSELFDDACRLTCGMARLNLAPGTRVAVVAKNHPAFFHLFAAASALNLCLVLVNRRLGEDELAYALDDTTPHMVIYDDEMKDKIGPLIRERSSIVHSFNLADNFSSLYAADSQGAIDLSDDSDPDLAYIIIHTAAVQGKPRGAVLSQTNLVLANLQLMHAYGLDQTKTYLNILPLFHIMGVNIGLATLMAGGKNVILEQFSPQAAFDLILEQNVSIFGSFPPILGRILECVQSQSTAPDLSSLEIVSGLESPETAELWEKLTGSKFWIMYGQTETSGLITFSPMFEAPGSAGRVSPLVRMIVADDLDHALPPGSTGEILVKGPLVFKGYWNADALNAFTFRNGWHHTGDMGQLDENGYLYFKGRKPEKELIKPGGENVFPAEVEAALVSHEFVDKACVFGVPDAEFGEAVKAVCTLKAGCTVEEKTLIAFTGSLIAGFKKPKSIVFVDQLPLTAAGEIDRFAIKEKYTHGE; this is encoded by the coding sequence ATGAATAAAACCCATCAACTGACTGTATTTGATTTTTTCCACAGAAACGCCCGGATGAACGGGAGTGGATGCGCCCTATATTATAATGGTGAAACCCGAACCCATTCAGAACTGTTTGACGATGCCTGCCGATTGACCTGCGGCATGGCCCGGCTCAATCTGGCTCCCGGTACCCGGGTGGCCGTGGTTGCCAAAAACCATCCGGCATTTTTTCACCTGTTTGCCGCGGCTTCCGCCTTAAACTTGTGTCTTGTGCTCGTGAACCGGCGGCTGGGTGAAGATGAACTGGCCTACGCCCTTGATGACACCACACCCCACATGGTCATTTATGATGACGAAATGAAAGATAAAATCGGACCGCTGATCCGGGAGCGAAGCAGTATTGTCCACAGTTTCAACCTGGCGGACAATTTTTCTTCCCTCTATGCCGCTGATTCCCAGGGAGCCATTGATCTGTCCGACGATTCCGACCCGGACCTTGCCTACATTATTATTCACACCGCAGCCGTCCAGGGAAAACCCCGGGGGGCGGTCCTCAGCCAGACAAACCTTGTCCTGGCCAACCTTCAGCTGATGCATGCCTATGGCCTGGACCAGACGAAAACCTATTTGAATATTTTACCTTTGTTTCACATCATGGGCGTCAATATCGGACTTGCCACACTCATGGCCGGCGGAAAGAATGTGATTCTGGAACAATTTTCCCCCCAGGCCGCCTTCGACCTGATCCTGGAACAAAATGTCTCCATCTTTGGGTCTTTTCCCCCGATTCTGGGCCGCATCCTGGAATGTGTCCAGTCCCAGTCGACAGCTCCGGATCTGTCCAGTCTTGAAATTGTCTCGGGCCTTGAAAGCCCGGAAACTGCCGAACTATGGGAAAAGTTGACCGGATCAAAGTTCTGGATCATGTACGGCCAGACTGAAACGTCGGGGCTGATCACCTTTTCTCCTATGTTTGAGGCACCCGGATCTGCGGGCCGGGTATCGCCCCTGGTCAGAATGATCGTTGCCGATGATCTGGACCATGCCCTGCCGCCGGGCAGCACCGGCGAGATCCTTGTCAAGGGGCCTCTGGTGTTCAAGGGGTATTGGAATGCCGACGCCCTGAATGCATTTACATTCAGAAACGGCTGGCACCACACCGGTGATATGGGGCAGCTGGATGAAAACGGCTACCTTTATTTTAAAGGGCGAAAGCCGGAAAAAGAGTTGATCAAGCCCGGCGGGGAGAATGTGTTCCCCGCAGAAGTGGAGGCGGCCCTTGTCAGTCATGAATTCGTGGATAAAGCATGTGTATTCGGTGTGCCGGATGCAGAATTTGGAGAGGCCGTCAAGGCCGTGTGCACCCTGAAAGCCGGCTGCACCGTTGAAGAAAAAACGTTGATTGCCTTTACCGGTAGCCTGATTGCCGGTTTCAAAAAACCAAAATCCATTGTGTTTGTGGATCAATTGCCCCTGACTGCCGCAGGAGAGATAGACCGTTTTGCAATTAAAGAAAAATATACCCACGGGGAATAG
- a CDS encoding FeoA family protein, whose product MSVINLRQMKKNQTGVITSVKAQGEMGRRIRDMGIVPGKEITIQGRAPLYDPVALRIMGFTLTLRNNEADYIQVEVE is encoded by the coding sequence ATGAGCGTTATCAACCTGAGACAAATGAAGAAAAATCAAACCGGGGTTATTACGTCGGTAAAAGCCCAGGGCGAGATGGGCCGCCGTATACGGGACATGGGTATTGTCCCGGGAAAGGAGATCACCATCCAGGGCCGTGCTCCGCTTTATGACCCGGTGGCATTGCGGATTATGGGGTTCACATTGACCCTGAGAAACAACGAAGCCGACTATATTCAGGTGGAGGTAGAGTAA